From the genome of Pedobacter sp. MC2016-14, one region includes:
- a CDS encoding NTF2 fold immunity protein produces MIKNDATAVKVVEPILFDIYGRDHIIDERPYEVQMIGNYYIIDGTLTSESDGGTFHIVIDKRNSRIVKLTHGK; encoded by the coding sequence ATGATAAAGAATGACGCTACGGCTGTAAAAGTGGTCGAGCCTATACTGTTTGATATCTATGGCAGAGATCATATAATTGACGAGCGTCCTTATGAAGTTCAAATGATTGGCAACTACTATATCATAGATGGCACATTAACTAGCGAATCAGATGGTGGTACATTCCATATTGTGATTGATAAGAGAAATTCCCGAATTGTAAAACTTACACATGGTAAATAG
- a CDS encoding JAB domain-containing protein, producing MIFVTALKAGASQIILAHNHPSGEPKPSENDRQLKHVGKLLDIAVLDHLIISSNTFYSFR from the coding sequence ATGATATTTGTGACAGCATTGAAAGCCGGAGCCAGTCAGATAATTCTAGCCCATAATCATCCAAGCGGAGAACCAAAACCAAGTGAAAATGACCGACAATTAAAACATGTGGGCAAGCTACTTGACATAGCAGTACTGGATCATTTGATTATTAGCAGTAATACCTTTTATAGTTTCCGCTGA
- a CDS encoding FecR family protein, with translation MNAFKQSGETNRLQLLFEKYLQDSLTAEEAEELEKHIDNPALEFQLRNSVKETMASYNETEDIDEWDIDTAFAGLELKVNQRIAEEQKIKTFKLYPYLRYVAAAVIVIFSLGLLIYTLTDHKKSTNVTLSESASNDIAPGTNRATLTLANGEKIKLNETKEGIDVTGNSIRYENGGVLVNHAHLQNLTLSVPRAGKYKLKLSDGTKVWLNAASSLSYPSSFEGKERVVEVTGEVYFEVTHDKQHPFVVKTAQQRITVLGTAFNVNTYTINRITTTLVNGRVAISSVSGLNKVINPGDQAILNHSGFEVKKVNTQDYIAWKDDLLVLNDQDLHDILRQLERWYDIEFINMEALSAHKNLSGEIPRNTSLSAILQALEEQIHVKFEINGRRIMIKT, from the coding sequence ATGAATGCATTTAAACAATCAGGGGAAACTAACAGACTGCAACTGCTTTTTGAAAAATATCTGCAAGACAGCCTTACTGCTGAGGAAGCTGAAGAGCTTGAAAAGCATATTGACAATCCAGCGCTAGAGTTTCAGCTAAGAAACAGTGTAAAAGAAACTATGGCCAGCTATAACGAAACGGAAGATATAGATGAATGGGATATTGATACTGCATTTGCTGGATTAGAACTTAAGGTAAACCAGCGCATTGCAGAAGAACAAAAGATAAAAACTTTTAAGTTGTACCCTTATTTGCGTTATGTAGCCGCTGCGGTTATCGTTATTTTTTCTTTGGGCTTACTGATTTACACTCTAACAGATCACAAAAAATCTACTAATGTTACATTATCTGAATCAGCAAGCAACGATATTGCACCAGGCACAAATAGAGCAACCCTTACTCTAGCTAACGGCGAGAAAATAAAATTGAATGAGACCAAAGAGGGTATTGATGTTACAGGCAATTCAATTCGCTATGAAAATGGTGGCGTACTTGTCAATCATGCTCATTTACAAAATCTTACCCTGTCTGTTCCAAGGGCGGGCAAGTATAAACTTAAGCTTTCTGATGGGACTAAAGTTTGGTTAAATGCAGCCAGTTCACTAAGTTACCCAAGTAGCTTTGAAGGTAAGGAAAGAGTTGTTGAAGTTACGGGTGAAGTTTATTTTGAGGTTACGCATGACAAACAACATCCATTTGTTGTAAAAACGGCGCAGCAACGTATCACAGTGCTTGGTACTGCATTTAATGTCAATACTTACACCATTAACCGGATAACCACAACGCTTGTTAACGGCAGGGTAGCGATCAGCTCAGTAAGCGGTTTGAACAAGGTAATTAATCCTGGAGATCAGGCCATCCTTAATCACAGCGGATTTGAAGTTAAAAAAGTAAATACCCAGGATTATATTGCCTGGAAAGATGATCTGCTGGTGCTCAATGACCAGGATCTTCATGATATCTTAAGACAATTGGAGCGTTGGTACGATATCGAATTTATAAATATGGAAGCCCTTAGTGCCCATAAAAACCTTTCAGGCGAGATTCCACGAAACACCAGCCTATCAGCCATTCTACAAGCGCTTGAAGAACAAATACACGTTAAATTTGAAATTAATGGAAGGAGAATTATGATAAAAACCTAG
- a CDS encoding RNA polymerase sigma factor, giving the protein MQAPLETEEYRLLLKLQKGDQSAFNTLMATYKRVLAKRILYILKSTQDTEEVLQELFVRLWLNRKKIDPNLPIKAYLFHIGENLVIDAIRKANREKNFLKAYKTEQSTEAYSHIEETLYRKENRELLDKLIAQVPEQSRKVFTLCKIEGRSYDEVSQLLSISTATVNSHITKTNRLLRNYLKENEGLIIGLSISYIFLAS; this is encoded by the coding sequence ATGCAAGCCCCTTTAGAGACAGAAGAGTACAGGTTATTATTAAAGCTGCAGAAAGGAGATCAATCTGCTTTCAATACTTTAATGGCAACTTACAAAAGGGTACTGGCTAAACGGATTTTGTATATTCTAAAATCAACTCAAGATACGGAAGAGGTACTGCAAGAGCTCTTTGTTAGATTATGGCTGAACAGGAAAAAAATAGACCCAAACCTGCCCATTAAAGCCTACCTGTTTCATATTGGAGAAAATCTGGTCATTGACGCCATCCGTAAGGCAAATCGTGAAAAAAACTTTTTAAAAGCCTATAAAACGGAGCAATCAACGGAGGCATACAGCCATATTGAAGAAACACTTTACAGGAAGGAAAACCGTGAACTGTTAGATAAACTTATCGCGCAGGTTCCTGAACAATCCAGAAAAGTATTTACGCTTTGTAAGATTGAGGGTAGAAGCTATGATGAAGTTAGCCAGCTGCTATCTATATCTACAGCAACAGTCAATTCGCACATCACTAAAACCAATAGGCTATTGCGTAACTATCTTAAAGAGAATGAAGGTTTAATCATTGGCCTCTCTATAAGTTACATCTTTCTTGCTTCATAA
- a CDS encoding DUF4397 domain-containing protein, which produces MKNNSVFKKLFAVTAILGIAFSMSSCKKNDVDESGSANIRVINASASSSAQSFYLANSAVVQGGLRYGDNTNYMAVNSGNNLVTEFRNEGSSAAYASGKFDITNTLSYSIFLAGDGQQARVKVYEDNNAAPASGKARLRFIHLSDAAPEFIDVRTSLNATTSVVAGLKRDNASTYVDVDAGLSSLFVFQVGQSASLGNFNLSTFAAGKIYTVYITGSTSSTIRVNQFTQN; this is translated from the coding sequence ATGAAAAACAATTCAGTTTTTAAAAAACTATTCGCTGTTACCGCAATTTTAGGGATCGCATTCTCTATGAGTTCTTGTAAAAAGAATGATGTTGATGAATCCGGATCGGCAAACATCAGGGTAATTAATGCTTCTGCATCATCCAGTGCGCAAAGTTTTTACCTGGCTAACTCGGCTGTCGTTCAAGGAGGCCTGCGTTACGGAGACAATACCAATTATATGGCTGTTAATTCCGGAAATAACCTTGTAACAGAATTTAGAAATGAAGGCTCATCGGCTGCTTATGCGAGTGGAAAGTTTGATATTACTAATACCTTGTCTTACAGTATATTTTTGGCGGGAGATGGCCAGCAGGCGAGAGTTAAAGTTTATGAGGACAATAATGCCGCGCCAGCTTCAGGGAAAGCGAGACTTAGGTTTATTCATTTGAGTGATGCTGCTCCTGAGTTTATTGATGTTAGGACGAGTCTTAATGCTACAACAAGCGTAGTTGCAGGCTTAAAGCGCGACAACGCGAGTACTTACGTAGATGTAGATGCTGGACTTTCTTCTCTTTTTGTCTTCCAGGTAGGGCAATCTGCAAGCCTTGGAAACTTTAACCTTTCTACTTTTGCTGCCGGAAAAATTTATACCGTGTACATCACAGGTTCAACCAGCAGTACCATTCGGGTAAATCAATTCACACAAAATTAA